The DNA window ACACATTCAATACATCAAACATGAAATTTCATTCCATCTACTAATCAGGTCACAAGATTTTAATCCCACCAAatattcaagaataaagttaTGCGACCACATTATGgtcagccataaattaattaaataacaaaaaaaattgattttttttaaatttttggtttaatactacttgattttacttttatatcatattcattatatgttgctcaacatgttagtgttgctctttcgtagtttttgctcaacttattactactgtcatttcttgattgttgctcaacgtatacagtaattagtgatattaatgtgttttacgtaatggaattcaaagataagtatcaactcacaagtccattcacacacatataagtttatatcggtaattctaatttttttatacatgtaaatgaactaaattaactctttatggccggccacattatgaccCTTTAGCATCAGCCAATATTCAAACCTGGTTTAGCATAATCTGACACAGCATTTacatgttactccctccgtccaacataatttgggacactttgaccgggcacatgttttaagaaatgtaatgaaaagtgagttgaagaagttagtggaatgtgagtcccacttttatatattagttttataattaaatgtgagtaggaatgagttagtggaatgtgaggtccactaccaaaaatggtaaaagtgaaatgagtcaaattatgtgggactgccaaaaatggaaaacttggtcaaattatgtgggacggatggagtattaaattaaacaaaaaattgggTGCGCTGTCTCCATCTTTCCACATAAACAGTGTAAGAAATTTAGACACGTGGCCTTCACCTTCAGTCAGCTTCTGCTATCctcactctctctttctctctctctcaaactaGATTTAATCCTTCTCCTCTCTTCATCTCAAATCAATAATCCCAAAAATACAATGCACCCTTCCAATTTCTAGTCATGACGTCACTTCCCATCGAATTCCAATTCGCTTCcgtcatcctcatcctcctctcCGCGGCGGCAGCGATCGAATTCGACTTCGGTACTCTCACATTCTCCAAAGTGAAGCTCCTCGGCGAGGCCCACTGGACCAACGCCACCGTCCGCCTCACCCGCGACCTCGGCGTCCCTAGCTCCGGCGTCGGCCGCCTCCTCTACTCCGACCCCATCCCCTTCCGTCGCCGCTCCTCCAACCTCACCGCCAGCTTCTCCaccttcttctccttctccgtCCGCAACCTCAACCCCTCCTCCGTCGGTGCCGGCCTCGCCTTCGTCGTCTCCCCCGACGGCGCCTCCCTCGGCGACGCCGGCGAATTCCTCGGCTTCATCACCGCCGCCGGCGAACCCTCCGGCGCCGTCGCGGTCGAGTTCGACACTGCGATGGACGCCGGATTGGGGGACATCAACGGCAACCACGTCGGGTTGGATGTCGGCTCGGTCGTGTCGACTCAGTCGGTCGATCTCGAATCAGTCGGCGTCGAGTTGAGGAGCGGCGATTCGATCAACTCGTGGGTGGATTACACCGGGTCGACTCGGTCGATCAGCGTCTACGTCTCGCTGTCGAATCGGAAGCCGACGGTGGCCGTGATGACTGCCGAATTGGATCTCGCCGAGTCGATCCCAGGTGACTCGGTGTACGTCGGATTCTCGGGGTCGACTCAGGGGAGCACCGAGGCCCACacgatcgagtggtggagcttCCAATCCTCGTTCGACGACGACGAGCCGAGTCACgactcgccgccgccgccgtcgccggAGGAATCACCGCCGTCGTTGgcgccgccagagtttccgttgATGCCGGAAACTTTCACCCCGCCGCCGCCGTCCCCAGCGCCCGAGGCGCACAATGTGACAGCTGCGCGGGAGGCGGCGAGAGGAGGCGGCAAATGCCACGGGTCAATGTGCCCCGGCGCGGTGGCCGGGGTCGCGACGGCGGGGGCGTTCGTCCTGGGATTTTGCGCCATCGGGTTCATATGGATCTATaagaagaaattcaagaaaggGGAGAAAAGGGAATATTTTGCTTCGGATGTGATTAAAATGCCTAAGGAATTCAGCTATAGGGATCTTAAATTAGCTACAAAAGGTTTTGATTCGGATCGGATTATCGGTAACGGCGCATTCGGCACGGTTTATAAGGGGATTTTGCCCGAGACGGGCGGCGCTGTCGCGGTGAAGCGGTGCAGCCACACCGGGCAGGGGACGACAGAGTTCTTGTCCGAGTTATCGATAATCGGAACTCTTAGGCATAGGAACTTAGTTAGGCTACAAGGGTGGTGCCACGAGAAGGGTGAAATTTTACTAGTCTATGACTTAATGTCCAACGGGAGTTTGGATAAAGCCTTATTCGAGTCCACGTTCGTGCTGACGTGGATAAACCGTCGCAAAATTTTGACCGGAGTTGCGTCGGCCCTCGCGTACTTGCACCAAGAAT is part of the Salvia splendens isolate huo1 chromosome 22, SspV2, whole genome shotgun sequence genome and encodes:
- the LOC121787550 gene encoding L-type lectin-domain containing receptor kinase VIII.1-like — encoded protein: MTSLPIEFQFASVILILLSAAAAIEFDFGTLTFSKVKLLGEAHWTNATVRLTRDLGVPSSGVGRLLYSDPIPFRRRSSNLTASFSTFFSFSVRNLNPSSVGAGLAFVVSPDGASLGDAGEFLGFITAAGEPSGAVAVEFDTAMDAGLGDINGNHVGLDVGSVVSTQSVDLESVGVELRSGDSINSWVDYTGSTRSISVYVSLSNRKPTVAVMTAELDLAESIPGDSVYVGFSGSTQGSTEAHTIEWWSFQSSFDDDEPSHDSPPPPSPEESPPSLAPPEFPLMPETFTPPPPSPAPEAHNVTAAREAARGGGKCHGSMCPGAVAGVATAGAFVLGFCAIGFIWIYKKKFKKGEKREYFASDVIKMPKEFSYRDLKLATKGFDSDRIIGNGAFGTVYKGILPETGGAVAVKRCSHTGQGTTEFLSELSIIGTLRHRNLVRLQGWCHEKGEILLVYDLMSNGSLDKALFESTFVLTWINRRKILTGVASALAYLHQECENQVIHRDVKSSNIMLDDAFNARLGDFGLARQIEHDKSPDATTAAGTMGYLAPEYLITGRATDKTDVFSYGAVVLEVVTGRRPIEKEFFYERGGNLVEWVWSLHRDGRLMDAADPRLGREYDEEAMGRVLRVGLACSHPDPMFRPSARGVVQMLLGDVEVPIVASRTRPTMSFTTSQLLLTLQDSVSDLNGMITISTTSSECSFIGGGDGGAGGLDLV